In Gemmatimonadota bacterium, the sequence GGGCTCAACCGAATGTGGGACCTGGGTCTGTCCGGCGCGGATCTGGAGAGTCTGGGGCTGGAGCTCGGCTCGGATGTCCCGTTCTTCCTTCGCGGGGGGATCTGTGTTGCAGAGGGGCGCGGAGAGGAACTGGAGCGCCTGTCGGTGCCGGTCGTGCCGGAGTTCGTGCTGGTTCATCCTCCCATTCGGGTTTCCGCGGGATGGGCCTTCGATCACATTCCGGAAGAACACCCCCGGGCAACGGGCGCGACCAACATGCTCCGCGTGGCACTGGCGACCGGGCGGCCGGAACTCCTTGGGCCGCACCTGGTCAATGATCTTCAGCCGGGAGTAGAGGCGGAACACCCGATCGTCCGGGAAATCCGGGAGCGGCTTCTTTCGGCCGGAGCCCTCGGAGCGGTCATGTCGGGCAGTGGTCCGACGGTCCTGGGTGTGAGTGCCGACGCGGAGAGCGCGAACCGCGTTGCGGCGGAGATGGAGGATTCCCGCTGGAGGGTCTATCGCGCGTCGGTGGCATCGAGTCAGGTGGAGGAGACGACCTCCCCCTGAAGACAGGGTGGCTGGGAGTGTGGGAGCGGGGGGATGCATCCATGGAAATCACCGAGGTCCGTATATCTCTTCGAGAAGAAGAGAAGCTGAAGGCGTTCGTGACCATCACCTTCGACGGATGTTTTGTCGTCCGGGGGGCGAAGGTCATTGACGGGAACCAGGGGCTTTTCGTCGCCATGCCGAGCCGCCGAAAGTCAGACGGGACATTTCAGGATGTCGCCCACCCGATCTGCGCGGAGATGCGAAGGGAACTGGAGGAGCAGGTTCTCGACGAGTACTATATCGAAGCGGAGCGGCAGGATGAGCCGGCCCGGGAGTATGCGGACGCTTCGAGGGACGCAGGCGGTTGATTCTCGTCCCCCTGGGGGGGGCGCTCTTCCGGGCGGGATCACGCTGGGGCGTCGTCAAGTGGTAAGACACCGGCCTTTGGAGCCGGCATTCGGAGGTTCGAATCCTCCCGCCCCAGCCATCACGCGTCGCCGGATTCAGCTTGCCCCGCCCCCGGGATCCTCGCTAGAATGCGCGCCCGTTCTGCGCCCTTCCTGTTCCGGAGGAGAGTGACCCTTGGCGGACGACATGGTTCTGTTCTCGGGGACGGCCCATCCCGACCTGGCCGCCCGGATCGCGGACGAGCTTGGAACAAAGCTCGGGTCCGCGGAGATCTCCCGTTTCTCCGACGGAGAGGTCTTCGTGAAGCTGAACGAGAATGTCCGGGGCGTGGATGTCTTCATCATCCAGCCGACGCTGGCCGGTGCGGATCACCTGATGGAGCTGTACATGCTCATGGACGCGGCTTCGCGTGCCTCGGCCGCCCGAATCACCGCAGTGATTCCGTACTTCGGATACGCCCGGCAGGATCGCAAGGACCAGCCGCGCGTCTCCCTGGCCGCAAAGCTCGTGGCCAATCTCATCACGACCGCCGGAGCGGACCGCGTGCTGGCCATGGATCTTCACGCTTCGCAGATTCAAGGGTTCTTCGACATTCCGGTGGATCACCTGTACGCCGCGCCGCTGTTTACAGAGCACTTCTCGCGGTTTGATCCGGGGGAGATCACGGTGGTCGCCCCGGACCTCGGCAGCGTGAAGATGGCGCGCGCCTACGCGAAGCGACTCGGCGCGTCGTTGGCCATTGTGGAAAAGAGGCGGCCCAAGGCGAACGAGGCGGAGGTGATGAATGTCATCGGCGCCAGCGAGGTGGCGGGGCGGAACCTGCTGATCATCGACGACATGATCGACACGGGGAAGACGCTCGTTCAGGCGGCGAAGGCCCTCCGGGAGGCGGGTGCGCGGGACATCTATGCGTGCGCTACGCACGCGGTCCTGTCCGGCGAAGCCCGGACGCGTCTCTTCGAGTCGGATGTGTCCGGGCTGATTGTCACCGACACGATTCCACCCGGAGATTCCACCGACCGGATTACCGTGCTGTCCACGGCTTCTCTTTTTGCAGAGGCGATCCTCCGGATTCACCGGATGGAGTCGCTCTCGGTGTTGTTCGACAACTGAGTTTCACTGCCTGACTCTTCGGGGCGGGCCCAGCAAGGAATGCGTACATGAAGACGATCCAGATTGAAGCAGCGCCCCGGGAGCGGCTCGGGAAGGGCGGAGCCCGTACTCTCCG encodes:
- a CDS encoding ribose-phosphate pyrophosphokinase → MADDMVLFSGTAHPDLAARIADELGTKLGSAEISRFSDGEVFVKLNENVRGVDVFIIQPTLAGADHLMELYMLMDAASRASAARITAVIPYFGYARQDRKDQPRVSLAAKLVANLITTAGADRVLAMDLHASQIQGFFDIPVDHLYAAPLFTEHFSRFDPGEITVVAPDLGSVKMARAYAKRLGASLAIVEKRRPKANEAEVMNVIGASEVAGRNLLIIDDMIDTGKTLVQAAKALREAGARDIYACATHAVLSGEARTRLFESDVSGLIVTDTIPPGDSTDRITVLSTASLFAEAILRIHRMESLSVLFDN
- the spoVG gene encoding septation regulator SpoVG — encoded protein: MEITEVRISLREEEKLKAFVTITFDGCFVVRGAKVIDGNQGLFVAMPSRRKSDGTFQDVAHPICAEMRRELEEQVLDEYYIEAERQDEPAREYADASRDAGG
- the ispE gene encoding 4-(cytidine 5'-diphospho)-2-C-methyl-D-erythritol kinase, encoding MKKLVVESPAKVNLSLEVLGRRADGYHSLRGIMVPVTLEDVVTFTPGGRGFVFHAGQGTPRGEGNLAHRAATLLMERTGVRHALDLRVLKRIPVAAGLGGGSSDAAAVLAGLNRMWDLGLSGADLESLGLELGSDVPFFLRGGICVAEGRGEELERLSVPVVPEFVLVHPPIRVSAGWAFDHIPEEHPRATGATNMLRVALATGRPELLGPHLVNDLQPGVEAEHPIVREIRERLLSAGALGAVMSGSGPTVLGVSADAESANRVAAEMEDSRWRVYRASVASSQVEETTSP